Proteins from a genomic interval of Desulfitibacter alkalitolerans DSM 16504:
- a CDS encoding glycyl-radical enzyme activating protein — MTTAIVSNIQKYSIHDGPGIRTTVFLKGCPLSCVWCHNPETQSFHSEIIWYREKCIGCMSCMEACSQQALKASKQGIQIDMERCIRCGTCAHVCPSLAMEILGKKMTVEQVLAEVSKDAIFYQQSQGGVTLSGGEPLSQQEFAVEFLKSCKEQGYHTVVDTCGFVPEVAIDAVLPYVDLFLYDIKHLDDEAHEKYMKAPIAPILSNLRHIIKKSANVWIRVPIVPTINDAPEHILRIGALMQELGLKEIYLLPYHKMAAAKYHRLHLPYTISHLAEPTAEQMQELREILCKQGINVHIGG, encoded by the coding sequence GTGACAACTGCGATAGTCAGCAATATTCAGAAATATTCCATTCATGACGGCCCGGGTATCAGGACCACAGTTTTTTTAAAGGGCTGCCCTCTTTCTTGTGTATGGTGTCATAATCCTGAGACCCAGTCTTTTCATTCGGAGATTATCTGGTATAGAGAAAAGTGTATCGGTTGTATGTCATGTATGGAAGCCTGTTCCCAGCAGGCTCTGAAAGCTTCTAAACAGGGTATCCAAATAGACATGGAACGTTGTATCCGTTGCGGCACATGTGCCCATGTCTGCCCATCCCTGGCTATGGAAATATTGGGAAAGAAAATGACCGTTGAGCAAGTTCTGGCAGAAGTAAGTAAAGATGCAATTTTTTATCAGCAGAGCCAGGGCGGGGTAACATTAAGCGGGGGAGAACCCCTGAGTCAACAGGAGTTTGCGGTAGAATTCCTCAAGAGCTGCAAAGAACAGGGTTATCACACTGTGGTGGATACGTGTGGTTTTGTACCGGAAGTAGCTATTGATGCGGTGCTGCCTTATGTAGATTTGTTTCTGTACGATATCAAGCATTTAGATGATGAAGCGCACGAAAAGTATATGAAAGCACCCATTGCTCCCATCTTGAGTAATCTTCGCCATATTATAAAAAAAAGTGCCAATGTATGGATACGGGTGCCCATAGTGCCAACCATAAATGACGCACCTGAACATATCCTGCGTATCGGAGCCCTCATGCAGGAACTGGGATTAAAGGAAATCTACTTACTGCCATATCATAAAATGGCAGCAGCAAAATATCACCGACTGCACCTGCCATATACCATCTCCCATCTTGCTGAGCCAACGGCAGAGCAGATGCAGGAGTTGCGGGAAATTCTCTGCAAGCAGGGAATAAATGTTCATATAGGAGGTTAA
- a CDS encoding proline racemase family protein translates to MKICRTFQTIDTHTGGEPTRTVVGGVPVIPGATMQEKFIYMQTHNDWMRKVLSLEPRGNEVMSGAFLTPPCTPGADIGVIYYETGGWLPMCGHDTIGVAVAMVETGMVEVKEPFTEIVLDTPSGVVKVTVEVENQRAKNVTFVNAPAFVIGFDYVIDTPEFGRVTFDIAYGGNMYAILPAASLGLELVPSRAREIVSKGILLREYINEQIQVRHPSLSFVDKVTHIEFSAPSDTPGVSARNAVIITSAAIDRSPCGTGTSAKMAVLHAKGELKLNETFVHESIIGSTFTCRIVEETEIDGVPAIVPEISGRAFITGMCTFMMDPEDPLAEGFELG, encoded by the coding sequence ATGAAAATTTGTAGAACATTTCAAACAATAGATACCCATACCGGTGGGGAGCCTACCCGAACCGTCGTTGGTGGCGTACCAGTGATTCCAGGGGCAACTATGCAAGAAAAATTTATCTATATGCAGACCCATAATGATTGGATGCGGAAAGTATTGAGTCTGGAACCTCGCGGCAATGAGGTTATGTCCGGGGCATTTTTAACTCCACCCTGCACTCCCGGAGCGGATATAGGTGTCATATATTATGAAACCGGGGGCTGGCTCCCCATGTGCGGACATGACACCATTGGTGTTGCTGTAGCAATGGTGGAAACTGGTATGGTGGAAGTAAAGGAACCCTTTACTGAGATTGTTTTGGATACTCCCAGCGGCGTTGTAAAAGTGACTGTGGAAGTAGAGAATCAAAGAGCAAAGAACGTAACCTTTGTGAATGCTCCTGCCTTTGTGATTGGCTTTGACTATGTTATCGACACTCCCGAGTTTGGCCGTGTGACCTTTGACATAGCTTATGGAGGGAATATGTATGCTATTCTTCCTGCAGCCTCCCTTGGATTAGAGTTGGTGCCCAGTCGTGCCAGAGAAATCGTGTCAAAGGGCATTTTGCTGAGGGAATATATTAATGAGCAGATTCAAGTGCGGCATCCGTCTCTTTCATTTGTAGATAAGGTGACCCACATTGAATTCTCCGCTCCTTCCGATACACCAGGTGTATCTGCCCGCAACGCTGTAATCATTACATCAGCAGCTATCGATAGATCTCCCTGTGGCACCGGCACCTCTGCAAAAATGGCCGTTTTGCATGCGAAAGGTGAATTGAAACTCAATGAAACTTTTGTGCACGAGAGTATAATCGGGAGTACCTTTACCTGCAGGATTGTGGAAGAGACGGAAATTGACGGAGTTCCTGCCATAGTGCCGGAAATCAGTGGGCGTGCCTTTATTACGGGCATGTGCACATTTATGATGGATCCGGAAGATCCTTTGGCTGAAGGGTTTGAACTTGGCTAA
- a CDS encoding class I adenylate-forming enzyme family protein → MPITQILSQNAELYGNEKCLTEINMDLQESHNVTWLEYELIENNPAGEYRREMTWRVFDEKANRMANLLLKRGIKKGDKVAILLMNCLEWLPIYFGILKSGAIAVPLNFRYTAEEIKYCLGLSEASVLIFGPEFIGRIETIYNQIPKVKTLLFAGENRPSFAENYDRLTANCSSEDPGIKIGDEDDAAIYFSSGTTGFPKAILHSHGSLMSACYTEQKHHGQTRDDNFLCIPPLYHTGAKMHWFGSLLSGSKAVLLRGAKPEWILKTVSEEKITIVWLLVPWAQDILDAIERGDLKLENYELSQWRLMHIGAQPVPPSVIHRWKKYFPEHQYDTNYGLSESIGPGCVHLGIENIHKVGAIGIPGYNWEVKITNELGSPAAQGEVGELAVKGPGVMKCYFNDPEATAAVLKDGWLFTGDMARMDEEGFIYLVDRKKDVIISGGENIYPVQIEDFLRTHEAVKDAAVIGLPDKRIGELAAAVIELKPGYSCTEEEIREFCISMPRYKRPRRIIFDKVPRNPTGKIEKPRLREKYGAIRLVEALTEK, encoded by the coding sequence ATGCCTATTACACAAATACTATCACAAAACGCTGAACTCTATGGAAATGAAAAATGCCTGACTGAGATTAACATGGATCTCCAGGAAAGCCATAATGTTACATGGCTTGAATATGAACTGATTGAAAACAACCCTGCAGGAGAATACCGCCGGGAGATGACCTGGCGGGTGTTTGATGAAAAGGCAAACCGAATGGCTAATCTACTGCTTAAAAGGGGAATTAAAAAGGGTGATAAGGTAGCTATACTCTTAATGAACTGCTTGGAATGGCTGCCCATTTATTTTGGGATTTTAAAATCAGGTGCCATTGCAGTACCCTTGAATTTCCGCTACACGGCAGAGGAAATCAAGTACTGTTTAGGCTTATCAGAAGCCAGTGTGTTGATTTTTGGGCCTGAATTTATTGGACGTATAGAAACCATATATAATCAGATACCAAAGGTGAAGACCCTGCTGTTTGCAGGAGAAAACCGTCCTTCCTTTGCTGAAAACTATGACAGACTGACTGCTAACTGCTCCTCAGAAGACCCCGGGATTAAGATTGGGGATGAGGATGATGCGGCAATATATTTTTCATCAGGCACAACTGGATTCCCAAAGGCCATCCTCCATTCCCATGGAAGTCTGATGTCGGCTTGTTATACTGAGCAAAAACACCACGGTCAAACTCGTGATGATAATTTTCTGTGTATTCCACCCCTTTACCATACCGGAGCTAAGATGCATTGGTTTGGCAGTCTGCTGTCAGGCAGTAAGGCTGTACTTTTGCGTGGGGCCAAGCCTGAATGGATACTAAAAACAGTGTCAGAGGAAAAAATAACTATTGTCTGGCTGCTGGTTCCATGGGCGCAGGATATTTTAGATGCTATTGAGCGTGGAGATTTGAAATTGGAAAACTATGAGCTCTCCCAGTGGAGGCTCATGCATATAGGTGCACAGCCTGTCCCACCTAGTGTTATACATCGTTGGAAAAAGTACTTTCCTGAGCACCAGTATGATACCAACTATGGGTTAAGCGAATCTATAGGCCCTGGATGCGTTCATTTAGGGATTGAAAATATTCATAAGGTTGGAGCAATTGGAATACCCGGTTACAACTGGGAGGTTAAGATTACCAATGAGCTTGGAAGCCCAGCAGCCCAGGGAGAGGTTGGTGAATTAGCTGTTAAGGGGCCTGGAGTGATGAAATGCTATTTTAATGACCCTGAAGCAACTGCAGCGGTTCTCAAGGATGGGTGGTTATTCACAGGAGATATGGCCCGCATGGACGAAGAAGGCTTTATTTACCTGGTTGACCGTAAAAAGGATGTAATTATCAGCGGCGGGGAAAACATCTACCCAGTGCAGATTGAGGATTTCCTGCGTACTCATGAGGCTGTTAAGGATGCAGCAGTAATTGGTCTGCCGGATAAGCGCATTGGAGAGCTGGCGGCTGCCGTAATAGAGCTGAAACCAGGGTATAGCTGTACCGAGGAGGAAATTAGGGAATTTTGTATTTCAATGCCCCGTTACAAGCGTCCAAGAAGGATAATTTTCGATAAGGTACCTCGTAATCCCACTGGTAAAATTGAAAAGCCCCGTTTAAGAGAAAAGTATGGTGCCATAAGGCTGGTTGAGGCCCTAACGGAGAAGTAA
- a CDS encoding TRAP transporter large permease has product MTSLSVGLIGIIVFFVLLILKMPIAFAMALVGFGGFSYLVSPNAAFSMVATEIYSVFSSHTLSVIAMFVWMGFLAFYSGIGARLYVFAYKLIGHYSGGLAIATQVACAIFGAICGSNTATAATMGAIALPEMNKYKYNQSLAAASVAAGGALGVLIPPSVILIVYGIATEQSVGMLFMAGIIPGILLMLLYIAAIAIIAYRNPSLGPAGPRASWQERIQSLRGGLGEVLAIFFISMGGLFAGIFTPTEAGAIGAGGVLVVALVGRRLTWNGFTKSLMDATRTTAMIMLLVAGATIFGRFIAISRIPFEVASWAGGLPLPPYIVMGIILLIYLILGCFIDALALILLTIPIFFPVVVTTLGYDPIWFGIIIVMVVAMGVITPPVGMNVYVIKGVAPDIPLEVIFRGIWPFLAAIIVCLIALIAFPQIATFLPELLFK; this is encoded by the coding sequence ATGACCTCATTATCTGTAGGCTTAATAGGCATAATTGTATTTTTCGTACTGCTAATCTTAAAGATGCCCATAGCCTTTGCCATGGCTCTAGTGGGCTTTGGCGGTTTCAGCTACCTTGTTTCACCTAATGCTGCATTTAGTATGGTGGCTACAGAAATATACTCGGTCTTTTCCTCACATACCTTGAGTGTAATAGCCATGTTTGTCTGGATGGGGTTTCTGGCATTTTATTCTGGAATTGGAGCACGCCTCTATGTTTTTGCCTATAAATTAATTGGGCATTATTCTGGGGGTTTGGCCATAGCAACCCAGGTGGCGTGTGCTATTTTTGGAGCAATATGCGGCTCAAATACAGCCACTGCAGCAACCATGGGGGCCATAGCACTGCCGGAAATGAATAAATATAAATACAACCAGTCCTTAGCTGCAGCAAGTGTTGCAGCAGGGGGAGCACTTGGTGTCCTAATTCCGCCTAGTGTAATTCTAATTGTCTATGGGATCGCCACAGAGCAATCAGTAGGCATGCTCTTTATGGCTGGTATTATTCCAGGCATACTGCTCATGCTTTTATACATTGCAGCCATAGCAATCATTGCTTATAGAAACCCCAGCCTTGGGCCTGCTGGGCCAAGGGCGTCATGGCAGGAGAGAATCCAATCCCTAAGGGGTGGTTTAGGTGAGGTATTGGCCATATTTTTTATTTCAATGGGCGGCCTATTTGCAGGTATATTTACACCTACTGAAGCAGGGGCAATAGGTGCAGGTGGTGTCTTAGTTGTTGCCCTGGTGGGCCGACGCCTTACCTGGAATGGTTTTACAAAATCTCTAATGGATGCAACCCGTACCACTGCAATGATTATGCTCCTTGTTGCAGGTGCTACCATATTTGGACGTTTTATAGCCATCAGCAGAATACCCTTTGAGGTTGCAAGCTGGGCGGGGGGACTTCCCCTACCTCCCTATATTGTCATGGGAATCATTCTCCTGATTTATCTTATTCTGGGATGCTTCATAGATGCATTGGCATTAATTCTGCTGACCATCCCCATTTTTTTCCCTGTAGTCGTGACTACCCTTGGGTATGACCCAATTTGGTTTGGCATTATCATAGTAATGGTAGTTGCCATGGGGGTTATTACACCTCCTGTAGGAATGAATGTCTATGTTATTAAGGGTGTTGCTCCAGATATACCGTTGGAGGTTATCTTTAGAGGTATCTGGCCTTTTTTAGCAGCAATAATAGTCTGCCTGATTGCCTTGATAGCCTTTCCACAAATAGCCACCTTCCTGCCAGAGCTTTTATTTAAGTAA